A single window of Gossypium arboreum isolate Shixiya-1 chromosome 13, ASM2569848v2, whole genome shotgun sequence DNA harbors:
- the LOC108461858 gene encoding NADH dehydrogenase [ubiquinone] iron-sulfur protein 6, mitochondrial isoform X1, whose protein sequence is MAYSGVLRTLIRSSYLGSTTRNFSLVSSQISNHTAKWMQDSSKKSPMELINEVPPIKVEGRIVACEGDNDPALGHPIEFICLDLKEPAVCKYCGLRYVQEHHH, encoded by the exons atggcGTATTCGGGTGTTCTGAGAACCCTAATCAGGTCATCGTATTTGGGATCTACGACTCGTAATTTCAGCCTTGTTAGCAGCCAAATCAGCAATCACACTGCGAAATGGATGCAG GATTCAAGCAAGAAATCTCCTATGGAGTTGATCAATGAAGTCCCTCCGATCAAGGTTGAAGGCCGGATTGTAGCTTGTGAAGGAG ATAATGATCCTGCTTTGGGACACCCAATTGAATTCATATGCCTTGACTTGAAAGAGCCTGCTGTATGCAAGTATTGCGGCCTACGCTACGTTCAAGAGCACCATCACTAG
- the LOC108461858 gene encoding NADH dehydrogenase [ubiquinone] iron-sulfur protein 6, mitochondrial isoform X2: protein MAYSGVLRTLIRSSYLGSTTRNFSLVSSQISNHTAKWMQDSSKKSPMELINEVPPIKVEGRIVACEGVIIVRSRRHESPFTFSCEDYAYIVHLTSARECMRA, encoded by the exons atggcGTATTCGGGTGTTCTGAGAACCCTAATCAGGTCATCGTATTTGGGATCTACGACTCGTAATTTCAGCCTTGTTAGCAGCCAAATCAGCAATCACACTGCGAAATGGATGCAG GATTCAAGCAAGAAATCTCCTATGGAGTTGATCAATGAAGTCCCTCCGATCAAGGTTGAAGGCCGGATTGTAGCTTGTGAAGGAG TAATCATAGTGAGATCGAGGAGACACGAAAGCCCTTTCACATTTTCATGTGAAGACTATGCCTATATTGTTCATTTGACAAGTGCAAGAGAATGCATGCGTGCTTGA
- the LOC108461926 gene encoding UDP-glycosyltransferase 73C3-like, translating to MATPTQEEQQLHFVVFPFMSQGHMTPMIDIARLLAQRGVIVTIITTPQNAARFKATLDRAMESGLFIRLLELQFPCAEFGLPEGCESFDMLPSFSLAWNFYQAADALETPVKKLFPELTPSPTCILSDVLFPFTFDIANQFQIPRIVFHGVCCFRLVCLHNLRISNVLDHVSSETEYFVVPNMPHKVEFTKCQITQVMAENLKQFSEERKKADLESYGVIVNSFEEMEPEYVKEYKKTREDKVWCIGPVSLCNKDAMDKAQRGNKASVDEQQFLGWLDSQKPGTVIYACLGSISNLTPSQLIQLGLGLEASNRPFIWVIRASDASNDVDTWISEDGFEERTKGRGLVLRGWAPQVLILSHQAIGGFLTHCGWNSTIEGISAGVPLITWPLFADQFANEKLAVQIVEIGVRVGVEEPMRWGEEEKIGVLVKKEDVKEAIEKLMDEAEEGEERRKRAKRLGEMAKKAVEIGGSSHVHISRLIQDIRQRANERKQLST from the coding sequence ATGGCGACTCCTACTCAAGAGGAGCAGCAGCTTCACTTTGTGGTGTTTCCCTTCATGTCTCAAGGCCATATGACCCCTATGATTGACATTGCTAGATTGCTGGCACAGCGAGGCGTGATCGTAACCATCATTACAACGCCTCAAAACGCAGCTAGGTTCAAGGCAACCCTCGATCGTGCCATGGAATCGGGGCTCTTCATCCGTCTACTTGAGTTACAGTTTCCATGTGCTGAATTTGGATTGCCAGAAGGGTGCGAGAGCTTCGACATGCTGCCTTCCTTTAGCTTAGCCTGGAATTTCTACCAAGCTGCCGACGCGCTTGAAACGCCAGTTAAAAAACTGTTCCCTGAGCTAACGCCAAGCCCGACCTGTATCCTTTCTGATGTGTTGTTTCCGTTCACATTCGACATTGCCAACCAGTTTCAGATTCCGAGGATCGTGTTCCATGGAGTTTGTTGCTTTCGTCTTGTTTGTCTCCATAATTTACGCATCTCCAACGTTCTTGACCACGTTTCCTCAGAGACGGAGTACTTCGTCGTGCCTAACATGCCCCACAAAGTTGAGTTCACTAAATGCCAGATCACACAAGTTATGGCTGAAAACCTCAAGCAATTTTCGGAGGAACGGAAGAAGGCGGATCTCGAGTCTTACGGCGTCATCGTAAACTCTTTCGAAGAGATGGAGCCCGAATATGTTAAGGAATACAAGAAGACAAGGGAGGACAAAGTATGGTGCATTGGTCCGGTTTCTCTATGTAACAAGGATGCCATGGATAAAGCTCAGAGAGGCAACAAGGCCTCGGTTGATGAACAACAGTTCTTGGGATGGCTTGATTCTCAAAAACCAGGTACCGTAATCTATGCCTGTCTGGGAAGCATATCGAACTTGACGCCCTCTCAATTGATACAACTCGGTTTAGGCCTAGAGGCATCGAATAGGCCGTTTATATGGGTTATAAGAGCAAGTGATGCATCGAATGATGTAGACACCTGGATTTCAGAGGACGGTTTCGAGGAAAGAACGAAAGGAAGAGGGCTTGTGCTCCGGGGTTGGGCACCGCAAGTACTAATACTGTCGCATCAGGCCATCGGAGGGTTCTTAACTCATTGCGGTTGGAACTCAACAATCGAAGGCATCTCTGCCGGTGTTCCATTGATAACTTGGCCCCTATTTGCAGATCAGTTTGCCAATGAGAAACTGGCTGTACAAATAGTTGAAATCGGAGTGAGGGTGGGAGTAGAGGAGCCAATGAGGTGGGGAGAAGAAGAGAAAATTGGAGTATTAGTGAAGAAAGAAGATGTTAAAGAGGCTATTGAAAAGCTGATGGATGAAGCAGAGGAAGGAGAAGAGAGAAGAAAAAGAGCTAAGAGACTTGGAGAGATGGCAAAAAAGGCTGTTGAGATAGGGGGATCTTCCCACGTCCACATTTCACGGTTAATCCAAGATATCAGGCAAAGGGCTAATGAGAGGAAGCAACTTAGCACCTGA